A part of Scophthalmus maximus strain ysfricsl-2021 chromosome 20, ASM2237912v1, whole genome shotgun sequence genomic DNA contains:
- the bmpr1bb gene encoding bone morphogenetic protein receptor, type IBb isoform X1, which produces MSVLWSPQEWAWQAVLLVTGLASLSRGSDGNMLDTMLLKNGRKGGSERKSEESSGTATVSAQNLLLCHCNHHCPESSVNNTCMTDGYCFTMVEEEEGGVAVLTAGCLGLAGSEFQCRDTGKARSRRALECCTDQDYCNRDLHPTLPPLMTSDYVDSSIHYMALFISITVCTIILGLILVFFYFRYKRQESQPRYSIDLEQDETYIPPGESLKDLIEHSRSTGSGSGSGLPLLVQRTIAKQIQMVKQIGKGRYGEVWMGKWRGERVAVKVFFTTEEESWFRETEIYQTFLMRHDNILGFIAADIKGTGSWTQLYLITDYHENGSLYDYLRSNTLDVNSLLKLAYSSISGLCHLHTEIYGTQGKPAIAHRDLKSKNILVKKNGSCCIADLGLAVKFNSDTNEVDIPPNLRVGTKRYMPPEVLDETLNRTYFQSFIMADMYSFGLIVWEMVRRCISGGIVEEYQLPYHDLVPTDPSYEDMREVVCIKRQRPSFANRWTSDECLRQMGKLMSECWAHNPASRLTALRVKKTLAKMLESQDIKTSM; this is translated from the exons ATGTCGGTGCTGTGGTCGCCTCAGGAGTGGGCCTGGCAGGCGGTTCTCCTGGTGACTGGACTGGCGTCACTGAGCCGCGGGTCTGATG GCAACATGTTGGACACCATGTTGCTGAAGAACGGACGGAAGGGGGGATCGGAGCGAAAGTCGGAGGAGAGCAGCGGCACAGCGACCGTCTCAGCTCAGAACCTGCTTTTGTGCCACTGCAACCACCACTGCCCGGAATCCTCTGTCAACAACACATGCAT gactGATGGTTACTGCTTCAccatggtggaggaggaggagggcggcgtGGCTGTACTCACTGCAGGTTGTTTAGGACTGGCTGGTTCTGAGTTCCAGTGTAGA gACACGGGGAAAGCACGTTCTAGGAGAGCTCTCGAGTGTTGCACAGATCAGGACTACTGCAACCGAGATTTGCATCCCACTCTTCCTCCGCTCATGAcgtcag aTTATGTCGACAGCAGTATCCACTACATGGCTCTCTTCATTTCAATCACAGTCTGCACCATCATCCTTGGACTCATCCTCGTCTTTTTCTACTTCCG ATATAAGCGGCAGGAGTCACAGCCACGCTACAGTATCGACCTGGAGCAGGACGAGACCTACATCCCCCCGGGGGAGTCTCTGAAGGACCTCATAGAGCATTCCCGGAGCACCGGGTCTGGCTCTGGGTCAGGACTCCCTCTACTG GTGCAACGAACCATCGCCAAGCAAATACAAATGGTCAAGCAGATTGGAAAAGGGCGATACGGAGAGGTCTGGATGGGcaagtggagaggagagagggtggcAGTCAAAGTCTTCTTCACCACCGAGGAAGAGAGTTGGTTCAGAGAGACGGAAATCTATCAGACCTTCCTGATGAGACATGACAACATACTCG GGTTCATAGCAGCCGACATCAAAGGAACCGGCTCGTGGACTCAGCTCTACCTGATCACAGACTACCACGAGAACGGATCCTTGTACGACTACCTGAGGTCCAACACGCTGGACGTCAATTCGCTGCTGAAGCTGGCCTACTCCTCCATATCGGGTCTCTGTCACCTGCACACCGAGATCTACGGCACGCAGGGGAAACCGGCCATCGCACACAGAGACCTGAAGAGTAAAAACATCCTGGTTAAAAAGAACGGATCGTGCTGTATAGCAGACCTCGGGCTCGCCGTCAAGTTTAACAG TGACACTAACGAGGTGGACATCCCTCCCAACCTGCGCGTTGGTACGAAGCGCTACATGCCACCTGAAGTACTGGACGAGACTCTCAACAGGACCTACTTCCAGTCTTTTATAATGGCCGACATGTATAGTTTTGGCCTCATCGTTTGGGAGATGGTGCGACGTTGCATCTCTGGAG GCATTGTGGAGGAGTATCAGCTGCCCTATCACGACCTCGTGCCCACTGATCCTTCCTATGAGGACATGCGAGAAGTCGTCTGCATTAAGAGACAAAGACCTTCATTTGCCAATCGTTGGACCAGTGATGAG TGTCTACGACAGATGGGAAAACTGATGTCTGAGTGCTGGGCTCACAACCCGGCGTCTCGCCTCACGGCCCTGAGGGTGAAGAAGACCCTGGCGAAGATGTTAGAGTCCCAAGACATCAAGACGTCAATGTGA
- the bmpr1bb gene encoding bone morphogenetic protein receptor, type IBb isoform X2 — translation MLDTMLLKNGRKGGSERKSEESSGTATVSAQNLLLCHCNHHCPESSVNNTCMTDGYCFTMVEEEEGGVAVLTAGCLGLAGSEFQCRDTGKARSRRALECCTDQDYCNRDLHPTLPPLMTSDYVDSSIHYMALFISITVCTIILGLILVFFYFRYKRQESQPRYSIDLEQDETYIPPGESLKDLIEHSRSTGSGSGSGLPLLVQRTIAKQIQMVKQIGKGRYGEVWMGKWRGERVAVKVFFTTEEESWFRETEIYQTFLMRHDNILGFIAADIKGTGSWTQLYLITDYHENGSLYDYLRSNTLDVNSLLKLAYSSISGLCHLHTEIYGTQGKPAIAHRDLKSKNILVKKNGSCCIADLGLAVKFNSDTNEVDIPPNLRVGTKRYMPPEVLDETLNRTYFQSFIMADMYSFGLIVWEMVRRCISGGIVEEYQLPYHDLVPTDPSYEDMREVVCIKRQRPSFANRWTSDECLRQMGKLMSECWAHNPASRLTALRVKKTLAKMLESQDIKTSM, via the exons ATGTTGGACACCATGTTGCTGAAGAACGGACGGAAGGGGGGATCGGAGCGAAAGTCGGAGGAGAGCAGCGGCACAGCGACCGTCTCAGCTCAGAACCTGCTTTTGTGCCACTGCAACCACCACTGCCCGGAATCCTCTGTCAACAACACATGCAT gactGATGGTTACTGCTTCAccatggtggaggaggaggagggcggcgtGGCTGTACTCACTGCAGGTTGTTTAGGACTGGCTGGTTCTGAGTTCCAGTGTAGA gACACGGGGAAAGCACGTTCTAGGAGAGCTCTCGAGTGTTGCACAGATCAGGACTACTGCAACCGAGATTTGCATCCCACTCTTCCTCCGCTCATGAcgtcag aTTATGTCGACAGCAGTATCCACTACATGGCTCTCTTCATTTCAATCACAGTCTGCACCATCATCCTTGGACTCATCCTCGTCTTTTTCTACTTCCG ATATAAGCGGCAGGAGTCACAGCCACGCTACAGTATCGACCTGGAGCAGGACGAGACCTACATCCCCCCGGGGGAGTCTCTGAAGGACCTCATAGAGCATTCCCGGAGCACCGGGTCTGGCTCTGGGTCAGGACTCCCTCTACTG GTGCAACGAACCATCGCCAAGCAAATACAAATGGTCAAGCAGATTGGAAAAGGGCGATACGGAGAGGTCTGGATGGGcaagtggagaggagagagggtggcAGTCAAAGTCTTCTTCACCACCGAGGAAGAGAGTTGGTTCAGAGAGACGGAAATCTATCAGACCTTCCTGATGAGACATGACAACATACTCG GGTTCATAGCAGCCGACATCAAAGGAACCGGCTCGTGGACTCAGCTCTACCTGATCACAGACTACCACGAGAACGGATCCTTGTACGACTACCTGAGGTCCAACACGCTGGACGTCAATTCGCTGCTGAAGCTGGCCTACTCCTCCATATCGGGTCTCTGTCACCTGCACACCGAGATCTACGGCACGCAGGGGAAACCGGCCATCGCACACAGAGACCTGAAGAGTAAAAACATCCTGGTTAAAAAGAACGGATCGTGCTGTATAGCAGACCTCGGGCTCGCCGTCAAGTTTAACAG TGACACTAACGAGGTGGACATCCCTCCCAACCTGCGCGTTGGTACGAAGCGCTACATGCCACCTGAAGTACTGGACGAGACTCTCAACAGGACCTACTTCCAGTCTTTTATAATGGCCGACATGTATAGTTTTGGCCTCATCGTTTGGGAGATGGTGCGACGTTGCATCTCTGGAG GCATTGTGGAGGAGTATCAGCTGCCCTATCACGACCTCGTGCCCACTGATCCTTCCTATGAGGACATGCGAGAAGTCGTCTGCATTAAGAGACAAAGACCTTCATTTGCCAATCGTTGGACCAGTGATGAG TGTCTACGACAGATGGGAAAACTGATGTCTGAGTGCTGGGCTCACAACCCGGCGTCTCGCCTCACGGCCCTGAGGGTGAAGAAGACCCTGGCGAAGATGTTAGAGTCCCAAGACATCAAGACGTCAATGTGA